The following proteins are encoded in a genomic region of Chryseobacterium cucumeris:
- a CDS encoding cytochrome ubiquinol oxidase subunit I — protein sequence MDDFIAARAQMALSLGFHIIFSCVGMVMPFLMAFAHWKYLKTNNEVYKGLTKAWSKGVAILFATGAVSGTMLSFELGLLWPGFMKHAGPIFGMPFSLEGTAFFIEAIAIGFFLYGWERFNKWFHWFCGFLVGVSGLASGILVVAANSWMNSPTGFDYINGQYLNIDPIKAMFNDAWFPQALHMTVAAFCATGFAVAGVHAFMIMRKRNIEFHTKAFRIAVGFALIGAFGAPLSGDVAAKSVAERQPIKLAAMEAHFETEKGASFVIGGIPDEEKEEVKYVVKIPKVLSFLVSNDFNSEVKGLKDFPRDEWPPIAVVHYAFQIMIFFGVIMIVIGAVYLYAFFFKKEWLNKNWLLKTFLIATPFGYIALEAGWTVTEVGRQPWIIYGIMRTADAVTPMPGIQYSFYFFTAIFVSLSLILVFLLKRQIQMVPMLYDPTDVQFNDKNKKS from the coding sequence ATGGATGATTTTATCGCAGCACGCGCTCAGATGGCACTCTCTCTGGGCTTTCATATCATATTCTCCTGTGTGGGTATGGTGATGCCTTTTCTGATGGCTTTTGCCCATTGGAAATATCTGAAAACCAATAACGAGGTATATAAAGGACTTACAAAAGCATGGAGTAAAGGGGTGGCTATCCTTTTTGCAACGGGAGCCGTTTCAGGAACAATGCTTTCTTTTGAACTTGGCCTTTTATGGCCCGGGTTTATGAAACATGCAGGTCCGATTTTCGGGATGCCTTTTTCTCTGGAAGGAACAGCCTTTTTCATCGAAGCGATTGCCATTGGTTTCTTTTTATACGGATGGGAAAGATTCAATAAATGGTTTCACTGGTTCTGTGGTTTTCTTGTAGGAGTAAGCGGGCTGGCTTCCGGAATTCTGGTGGTAGCAGCCAACTCATGGATGAATTCTCCCACCGGTTTTGATTATATTAACGGACAGTATCTTAATATAGATCCTATCAAAGCGATGTTCAATGATGCATGGTTTCCTCAGGCTCTTCATATGACAGTTGCTGCTTTTTGTGCAACAGGATTTGCAGTTGCAGGAGTTCATGCTTTTATGATTATGCGAAAAAGAAATATTGAATTCCATACCAAAGCTTTTAGAATTGCCGTAGGTTTTGCCTTGATCGGAGCATTCGGAGCACCTCTAAGCGGTGATGTTGCTGCAAAGTCGGTAGCAGAAAGACAGCCTATCAAACTGGCAGCTATGGAAGCTCATTTTGAAACGGAAAAAGGGGCTTCATTTGTGATTGGAGGAATTCCTGATGAGGAAAAAGAAGAAGTGAAATATGTAGTGAAAATTCCAAAAGTGTTGAGTTTTCTGGTAAGTAATGACTTTAATTCTGAAGTAAAAGGTCTTAAGGATTTCCCTAGAGATGAATGGCCTCCGATTGCTGTGGTTCATTATGCTTTTCAAATCATGATTTTCTTCGGAGTGATCATGATTGTTATCGGAGCTGTCTATTTATATGCCTTCTTCTTCAAAAAAGAATGGCTGAATAAAAACTGGTTATTAAAAACCTTTTTAATCGCAACACCTTTTGGATATATTGCTCTGGAAGCGGGATGGACGGTAACAGAAGTAGGAAGACAGCCCTGGATTATTTATGGGATTATGAGGACAGCAGATGCGGTAACTCCTATGCCGGGAATACAGTATTCATTCTATTTCTTTACGGCTATTTTCGTATCATTATCATTAATCCTTGTTTTCCTTTTAAAGAGACAGATTCAAATGGTACCGATGCTTTACGATCCTACCGATGTTCAGTTTAACGATAAAAACAAAAAATCATGA